The following is a genomic window from Rhodoferax sp. PAMC 29310.
CGACGTGGCACGCAACGCCCAGGGCACAGCCGCTGCTTGGCTGCTGGCCGCTTTGGTAGTCAGCTTGACCTTGCTGCTGTGGCCCTTGCCCCGACTCGCGCATTGGCGCAATCGGTGCACCAACGGAGCTCGTGGCGCCTCGCCGCCGACTCGGGGGAGCATGGGGCGTTTCGCTTGGGGCGGTGTGCTCGGCCTGTACCTGGCCGTCATGCTCGCGCTGGCCGTGGGCAGCGTGTCGGGGTTTTGGCCCTTCCCGGCCCTTCTGCCAGAAACATGGACGTGGCGGGCCTGGAACTCGGTGTGGAATAGTCTGGACACTGTAGGCACCACCTTGACCCTGGCGATGGCCAGTGCGGTGACCGCCCTGGCCTGGTCGGTCGCCTGGCTGGAGTGCGCCCCGCCACGATGGATTGAGCCGATGCGCCGGGTGATATACCTGCCACTCATCCTGCCTCCTGTGCTGTGGGTCGTGGGGGTGCATGGCCTCACGTTGACTTGGGGGCTGGATGCCACCTGGACCGGTGTGTGGCTGGCCCACACCCTGGCCGCACTGCCCTATGTGTTGATTGCACTGAGCCCGGCCTACACCGGCTTTGACCCTCGTTTTCGCCAACTGTGCGCCTCCCTTGGGCAGGGCCGCTGGACGTTTTTGTGGCGAGTCAAATGGCCGCTCTTGCGGGCATCGCTCACGGCAGCCTTCGCCATTGGTTTTTCGGTCAGCGTCGCGCAGTACCTGCCGACCTTGTTTGTGGGTGCCGGACGCTTCGGCACGGTGACCACCGAGGCAATCACGCTGGCTGCAGGCGCACAGCGGTCCCTGACCGCTTCCTACGCCTGGCTGCAGTGGATCCTACCGGTATTGGTGTTTGGTCTGGCTGCCTGGCTGGGGCAGGCGCGCCGCTTTCGACAACCGCCAACGCCACGCACCCTTGATGTGTGAATAATCCGGCCCAAGCTCGATGCCTAATTACAGGTGAGAGTCAGAAAAAAAGTCCCCATGTTTTTGCTATCGCCGACCACTGGCGGGTGGGATTCACATGCGGGACAATACAGGGCAAACGACCGCTCATTCTCAATGCTTGAAAATCCGTCCCCCAACGCCATTCCATCTGGTGCGCCTGACCAGTTGCGATTGGCGTTGCGCGAGCAAGACGTCATTCTGGAGACCGCCGGGGTCGGCATTGTGTTCATCAAACAGCGAACGGTGATTCGCTGCAATCAGCGGTTTGCGCAGATTTATGGCCACGCCGAGGCCAGCGACATGCTGGGCCGGACCAGCGTCTCGCTCTACCCCGACACTGAATCCTTTTACAGCTTGGGTAAATCTGCGTTTACCGTGATGACCCAGGGGCTGACCTACAAGTCCGAGGTGTTGATGCGTCGCATTGACGGCTCGCTGTTCTGGTCGCACTTGACTGGCAAGCTGGTGAACCCGGCCGACACCGCCGAGGGTTCGATCTGGATCATCGATGACATTCATGAAGAA
Proteins encoded in this region:
- a CDS encoding ABC transporter permease; the encoded protein is MSTTPVRRTDLRVALVLLVALAVPLLWSILAALRGAFDLTAWHDLWADTQTWPAVYLTLVTGLLASGLAMALAAWLLSHHFPGRHWARLVRALGPLLAVPHAAFAIGLAFLIAPSGWFLRALSPWASGLDAPPPWPTTQDPWGLGLVMVLVAKEVPFLLWAAATQLQRADVAHTWMRELQAARSMGYSPRTAWWRVLWPQLWPRLRWPMLAVLAYNLTVVDMALVIGPTSPPTLAVLAWQWLLDADVARNAQGTAAAWLLAALVVSLTLLLWPLPRLAHWRNRCTNGARGASPPTRGSMGRFAWGGVLGLYLAVMLALAVGSVSGFWPFPALLPETWTWRAWNSVWNSLDTVGTTLTLAMASAVTALAWSVAWLECAPPRWIEPMRRVIYLPLILPPVLWVVGVHGLTLTWGLDATWTGVWLAHTLAALPYVLIALSPAYTGFDPRFRQLCASLGQGRWTFLWRVKWPLLRASLTAAFAIGFSVSVAQYLPTLFVGAGRFGTVTTEAITLAAGAQRSLTASYAWLQWILPVLVFGLAAWLGQARRFRQPPTPRTLDV